The following are from one region of the Camelus ferus isolate YT-003-E chromosome 13, BCGSAC_Cfer_1.0, whole genome shotgun sequence genome:
- the E2F2 gene encoding transcription factor E2F2, which produces MLRGPRALAPAAGPSPKGLPAMSPTELWSPGLSSPQLCPATTTYYTQLYPQTVPPAAAPGTCLDATPHGPEGQAVRCVPAGRLPAKRKLDLEGIGRPAVPEFRTPKGKSVRVDGLPSPKTPKSPGEKTRYDTSLGLLTKKFIYLLSESEDGVLDLNWAAEVLDVQKRRIYDITNVLEGIQLIRKKAKNNIQWVGRGLFEDPTRPGKQQQLGRELKELMSMEQALDQLIQSCSLNFKHLTEDKANKRLAYVTYQDIRAVGNFKEQTVIAVKAPPQTRLEVPDRNEENLQIYLKSTQGPIEVYLCPEEVQEPDSPSKEPLPSTSTLSPSPDSAQPSSSTNLGMTEPMASSAPALTSQQVPLPPLPSLVPLEATDSMLELPHPLLQQTEDQFLSPTLPCSSPLISFSPPLDQDDYLWGLDGGEGISDLFDSYDLGDLLIN; this is translated from the exons ATGCTGCGAGGGCCCCGGGCCCTGGCTCCGGCCGCCGGGCCGTCCCCCAAGGGGCTGCCCGCGATGAGCCCCACCGAGCTGTGGTCGCCTGGCCTCagcagcccccagctctgcccgGCCACCACCACCTACTACACCCAGCTGTACCCGCAGACTGTGCCTCCGGCTGCAGCGCCAGGCACCTGCCTCGACGCCACCCCCCACGGACCTGAGGGTCAAGCTGTGCGATGCGTGCCGGCTGGCCGGCTGCCG gCCAAAAGGAAGCTGGACCTGGAGGGGATCGGGAGGCCTGCAGTCCCTGAATTCCGGACCCCCAAGGGGAAGAGCGTTAGAGTGGatggcctccccagccccaaaa CCCCCAAGTCCCCCGGGGAAAAGACTCGCTATGACACGTCATTGGGGCTGCTCACCAAGAAGTTCATTTACCTCCTGAGCGAGTCTGAGGATGGGGTCCTGGACCTGAACTGGGCTGCCGAGGTGCTGGATGTGCAGAAGCGCCGCATCTATGACATCACCAATGTGCTGGAGGGCATCCAGCTCATCCGCAAGAAGGCCAAGAACAACATCCAGTGGGT AGGCAGGGGACTATTTGAAGACCCCACTCGGCCggggaagcagcagcagctggggcgGGAGCTGAAGGAGCTGATGAGCATGGAGCAGGCCTTGGACCAGCTCATCCAGAGCTGTTCTCTGAACTTCAAGCACTTGACGGAGGACAAGGCCAACAAGAG ACTGGCCTATGTGACTTACCAGGACATCCGTGCTGTGGGCAACTTTAAGGAGCAGACGGTGATCGCTGTCAAGGCCCCTCCGCAGACAAGACTGGAAGTGCCTGACAGGAACGAG gaAAACCTGCAGATATATTTGAAGAGCACGCAGGGGCCTATCGAAGTCTACCTGTGCCCAGAAGAGGTGCAGGAGCCCGACAGTCCTTCCAAggagcccctcccctccacctccaccctcagccccagccctgactCTGCTCAGCCCAGCAGCAGCACCAACCTTGGGATGACAGAACCCATGGCATCGTCAG CGCCAGCACTGACGTCCCAGCAGGTCCCGCTGCCGCCCCTGCCATCCCTTGTCCCCCTGGAGGCCACCGACAGCATGCTGGAGCTGCCACACCCACTCCTGCAGCAGACCGAGGACCAGTTCCTGTCCCCCACCCTACCGTGCAGCTCCCCTCTGATCAGCTTCTCCCCGCCCTTGGATCAGGACGACTACCTGTGGGGCCTGGATGGAGGGGAGGGCATCAGTGACCTCTTCGACTCATATGACCTTGGGGACCTGCTGATTAACTGA